In Halothermothrix orenii H 168, the sequence TTGCTTCCAGGACCAGATTAGATTTAGCCCGCTTTTCAGCCTCTTCTCTATTTTCTTCACGCCATGATTCTTCATCAAGACCCATGGACTTCAGGTAGTCTTCTACCTTCATGCCATATGAAGAAATACTATAGGCTAAATTCTGGTACATCATATCCAGTTCATTATTAACCAGGGTTTCAGGAACATCTACTTCAGCATTTTCAGTGACCCTGTCAACAATCTCATCTTCCAGTTTTCGCCGGGCCCTGTCTTCTTTTTGGCTGGTTAGTCTCTCTTTAATATCATCTTTTAATTCTTCAAGAGTATCAAACTCACTGGCCTCTTTAGCAAATTCATCATCCAGTTCGGGAGTCTCTTTAACCTTGATCTCCTTTATATCAACTTTAAAGACGGCATCCTTCCCGGCTAAATCCTCAGCCTGATAATCCTCAGGGAAGGTAACCTCAACCTCGGTTTCCTCTCCTACCTTTTTCCCGACAAGCTGTTCTTCAAAACCGGGAATAAAAGTACCGGAACCTACCTCCAGGTTATACTCTTCGGCACTACCACCCTGGAACTCTTCACCATCTATAGTTCCCACAAAGTCAATAACAACAAAATCTCCCTCTTCTACAACTTCTTTGTCGGTACTTTTAAGCTGGCTATGTTGTTCCTGAAGGCTCTTCAGCTGAGCCTCAATATCCTCTTCGGTAACTTCTACTTCATCTTTTTCTATTCCGAGACCTTTGTATTCACCGAGCTCAACCTCAGGTTTAACCTCAACTACAGCACTGAAGGTAGCCGGTTTATTTTCCTCAATATAAAAATCAGTAATCTCTGGTCTATCAATAGGTTCAATCTCTGCTGCCTGAACTGCCTCCTGGTATGCAGGGGGGACAAGGATATCAAACGCATCACGATGGAGAACTTCCTTGCCATATCTTGCTTCTAAAACCCTGCGAGGAACTTTTCCTTTACGGAAACCCGGGATAGAAACATTTTTAACTACCTTCCGGTATGCCTGTTCCAGAGCCTTATCAACTCTCTCCGGCTCTATTTCAACTTTTAATTCCACCTTATTTCCCTCTAATTGTTCTTTTTTTACTTCCATGTTTATAATCCCCCTTACTAATATAATAATGTTATTTATGTATTTTCCCTGTTAAATGAAATACTTTTTAACATTTTAGCATTTTACATTATTTACATACTATACATTAATAACTTCTCTTCACATTTTGCACATATTAATTAACTTCTTTACACATATTTTATTATATTCTTGGAAACAATTATATATCCTCTATAAAATATAAATTTAACCCCGATCTGGCCCAGAGCCAATACCGGGGTAACATAATCAATTGCTGATGGTGCGAAGGGCGGGAGTCGAACCCGCACGGGATATGCCCACTAGATCCTAAGTCTAGCGCGTCTGCCAGTTCCGCCACCTTCGCACTTTTTAATAATAAAATAAGGCCTCACTTCATGAGCAATATAATATTAGCACATGTTTTTATTCTTGTCAAGGATTTATTGATAAATTCCTGACCTTAGACCAGATCTAGGGTTTCAACCGTTGTAAAACCATGGAGTCTTTAAGATGATTATTATACAGGGCATAATCATAGGCTGTCTTTCCATTATCATTTTTAATAGCAGTGTCGGCTCCAAAATCTAACAATAATTCAATTACTTCAGGATCCCTGGTATAGGCGGCCCCAACCATTAAGGCTGTAATACCATCAGGGTTTTTGTAGTTAACCTCAGCACCATACTCAAGCAATAACCTCATTATTTCAATATCAAAATCCTTGGCCAGGGCAATAAGGAGTGGAGTCCAGCCGTCCCGGGCTTTATAATTAACATCAGCCCCATTCTCAACAAGGGTTCTAATAACCTCAAACCCGCTTCCTTTTTTAAGGGCATATAAAAGGGGAGTAAAACCATATTTATTAACATAATTAACCCGGGCTCCATTTTCTATTAAAGTCTTTATGATACCAGACCTGCATCTGGTTTCGAGGGCTACCAGTAGTGGAGTAACCCCATCTTTATTTTCATAATTAATATTAACTCCACAATCTACCAGAACAGGAATAGCTGCTTCATTTTTGCCGATGAGGGCAGCCACCAGTGGGTTAAAACCCTTTTTATTAATATAGTTTACCTCAGCCCCCAGATCAACCAGGGTTTTAATAACTCTACCTTTATTATATGCAGATGCCATCATGAGAGGTGTCAATCCCTCATTATTTTCAATATTTAATTTAGCCCCTTTTGAAACCAGAGCTTTAATTATCTCCGGATTATCATTATATTTTGCCGCCATCATCAGGGGATTAAGTCCCTGTTCATATTTGGCCCCATTCTCCATAAGGGTTTTTAAAACCTCCGGGTCGGGATTAAAAGCAGCTGCAACATTGAGGGGGGTTAGTTCTTCCTTATTAATATAGTTAATATCAGCCCCATGTTCCAGGAGAAGCTCAACCACCCGGCCTGTTGAATACCTGGCAGCCAATAAAAGTGGAGTCCAGCCTTTATTATTGGTGACATTAACCCTGGCTCCCAGATTCAACAGGGTTTTTACAACCTGGTAGTCATTATATTTAAAAGCAAACATGAAAGCTGTCATCCCGTGTTTATTGGTGTAATTAACCTCAGCACCGGCATTCACCAGCATCTCAATAACTTCACTATCCCGGTACCGGGTAGCAAACATCAGGGGAGTAATCCCTTCCTGGTTGGCATAATTGACATCGGCCCCCTCATCTATAAGCAATTTAATGACTTCCGGGTTATCATTGGACGATATAGCCATTAGCAGAGGAGTTACCAGGCCATCCTCATCTACATAATTAACATCAGCTCCATTTTCAATAGCCTCTCTGATTTCCTCTACCGTACCGTTACTGCAGAGGGTTAAAAAAGATTCATTACTGGTCCCGACAACAATCCCGCTAAAAGCAACAGAGAAAACAAATAATAATAAGGGTATTAAAACACGTTTTTTCATAATACCATCTCCTTAGAATAACTTTTTCTTAAACTTTTATAAATTAATTTAATAACCTTCACAGTCAATCTTAATATTACAGGTGGCTACCATCCTTACAAGTTGGCTATGTAAGAGTTATCATATATCAATCTGGTTATGCATGAATTATCACATATGTATATACTTAATTTATATACTTATTATAACAAATTTCAACAAAGTAATTAAAATATCCTCTTAATTATCCAGTAATAAACATAGTTTGTTAGGCCCAATGTACCCCGGATGCTGAAATGTTGTCAAGCAGCTTATTAACAGATGATTACTATTTGTATATTATACCATTTTTTTGTTGACACAGAGTTAAGATTGATTTAAAATTAATGTTATGGGAATCTAGATTTTTCATAATTGGATTTTTGTGGATGCAAAACTGGGCCGACGGGTTTTAATTTTAATTATTATACATTTTTATTAGAAAATACTATTATAGAATCAGCATACATATAATTTAATTACGTTAAATAAGTAATTTAACAGTAAATAAAGTATGGATAAAAACTGAGGAGGAATTATCAGATGAAAAGAATTAAATTAATGACTGTTTTTCTAATATTAATTTTACTTATGGGATTATTCCAGATAACAGCCGGGGCTGTATCCCGGGAAGAATGGGTAGAAGATTTAAATTATCTAACAAAAAAACTACCCCAGGTACATAAGAATCTTTATTTTAATATCACTGAAAAAGAGTTTAAAGACATGATTGATGATATAAAGGCCGACTTACCGGAATTGACCGATGCTGAAGTTGCTTTACGACTTCAGGAGGTTTTTAACCAGATTGGTGATCAGCACACCGGGTTTGACTCCAGAAAGTTTCTTAATAGTTATTACCCCATCTTTTTTGCCAAAGTCGGACATGAATACCGGGTTGTCATGACTACTACCGAATATAAAGATTTACTGGGGGCCAAACTTCTCTGTATAAATGATAAAAGTATTCCTGATGTAATCGAAAGCCTTAATAGAGTTATTGTTAATGAAAACAGAACTGCTTTACTCTATAAAACAAAAGATTTATTAAACAGGCCCCAGTACCTGAAATACTGTGGTATTATTAAAGGGCAGAATAAATATATTTTTCAGACCAGAGAAGGCATTAAGTATGTAACCTTCAGGGAAATTAGTTTTTATGAGCTTAAAGTTAGAAAACTGGTCAAACTAAAATACAAAAAAAGTATTGCTTACAGGAATATTAACAGACTTTTTTGGTATAAATACCTCCCGGACAGTAACATATTATACTTCCAGTATAATAAATGCTGAAGTAAAGAATTAAACGAAAAATATGGGAAAATGGTTAACTACAGGTATGGGAAAAACCTCCCCTCCTTCAAAAAAACTACTGCTGAAATTATTAATATCCTGAAGGAAAAAGATATTAAAAAACTTGTCATTGATTTACGTCATAACGGAGGCGGCTCCTCTCCCCAGGGGTCACGGTTTGCCAGACAGTTAAAAAACCTTAACCTGGATACAGATATCTATGTAGTTATCGGTAACAGGACCTTTTCTGCGGCTACTATAAATGCTATTCACTTCAAAGAATACACTAAAGCAACCCTGATAGGAGAGCCAACCAGTGGTAAACCCAATCATTATGGTGAAGTCAAGACCTTTAAATTACCCAACACAGGGATGCTAGTCCATTATTCAACCAAATATATTACCCTTATAGATAACGCTGACCCCGACTCCATCTACCCCGATATCTATTGTTATGTAAAATTTAGCGACTTTGTCAACGGAGTCGATACCATCCTGGAGAAAATAAAAAGGTTATAGTTAAAATAAACTATTTGTCAATTTAATAATAAGGGGACTTTAATAATTGACCTTCAATTATTAATTACAGACTGAAGATTAAATCAAAAACAGAGGGAAACCTCCAATACAGGTGGTTTCCCTTTTATATGTTTATATTTCTTCATTATTAATATATAATTAAAAATTCAACAATTGATTTCTTAACAATTGAGGTTTATAAGTACCTATATATACCCATTCTTCTGTCATAAGTTGACACAATATTTAACAAAATGATAGAATTTTTAAGGAGATAGACCAGATAAAAAGGAGGAAGCCATGAAAACATTAATAATAATTCCGACATATAATGAAAGGGAGAACATTAAAGACCTCTTAAGAGAAGTCTTTAATATTAATGAAGATATAGATATTCTGGTGGTAGATGATAACTCACCTGATGGCACCGCTGAATTAGTAAAGGAACTTAAAGAACAGAAATATAAAACAAGACTTCATTTACTGGTAAGGGAGGGCAAGCTGGGACTGGCCTCGGCCTATATAACCGGGTTTAAGTGGGCATTGAAACATAATTATCAATACATCTTTGAAATGGATGCCGATTTTTCACATAACCCTGTTTATATACCTGACTTTTTAGAGAAACTAAAAAACTATGATCTGGTCCTTGGAAGCCGCTATGTTGAAGGTGGAGGAGTAAAAGACTGGGGACTTATAAGAAAAATTATGAGCCGGGGTGGCAGTCTCTATGCCCGGTTAATCTTAAACCTCCCCTACCATGACCTGACCGGAGGATTTAAGGGATTCAGGCGTGAGGTCCTGGAAGCTATAGACCTTGATTCAGTTAAATCAGAGGGGTATTCTTTTCAAATTGAAATGACCTATCGGGCTCATCTCAAAGGTTTTAATATTAAGGAAACACCTATTATCTTCGAAGATAGAACCCTGGGCAAATCCAAAATGTCCAAAAAAATATTTATGGAAGCTGTATTTATGGTCTGGTGGCTCAGATTCCATAAAAGGCAATTAATGGCCTAGAAACGGACTCTTGGATAGATATTATTCCATATTCTACACTTTTATTATACAACTCTTTTTGTAATATTACAAATACTGAAAATATAAAATGCCGGGGAATAAAACCCCGGCTTAAAAT encodes:
- the tig gene encoding trigger factor produces the protein MEVKKEQLEGNKVELKVEIEPERVDKALEQAYRKVVKNVSIPGFRKGKVPRRVLEARYGKEVLHRDAFDILVPPAYQEAVQAAEIEPIDRPEITDFYIEENKPATFSAVVEVKPEVELGEYKGLGIEKDEVEVTEEDIEAQLKSLQEQHSQLKSTDKEVVEEGDFVVIDFVGTIDGEEFQGGSAEEYNLEVGSGTFIPGFEEQLVGKKVGEETEVEVTFPEDYQAEDLAGKDAVFKVDIKEIKVKETPELDDEFAKEASEFDTLEELKDDIKERLTSQKEDRARRKLEDEIVDRVTENAEVDVPETLVNNELDMMYQNLAYSISSYGMKVEDYLKSMGLDEESWREENREEAEKRAKSNLVLEAIGKKEGIEVTDEEIDNKIEEIAKDGEQKPEQIKAYLQLQGQLEGLKHTIFVRKVIDFLVEHNQND
- a CDS encoding ankyrin repeat domain-containing protein, with the translated sequence MKKRVLIPLLLFVFSVAFSGIVVGTSNESFLTLCSNGTVEEIREAIENGADVNYVDEDGLVTPLLMAISSNDNPEVIKLLIDEGADVNYANQEGITPLMFATRYRDSEVIEMLVNAGAEVNYTNKHGMTAFMFAFKYNDYQVVKTLLNLGARVNVTNNKGWTPLLLAARYSTGRVVELLLEHGADINYINKEELTPLNVAAAFNPDPEVLKTLMENGAKYEQGLNPLMMAAKYNDNPEIIKALVSKGAKLNIENNEGLTPLMMASAYNKGRVIKTLVDLGAEVNYINKKGFNPLVAALIGKNEAAIPVLVDCGVNINYENKDGVTPLLVALETRCRSGIIKTLIENGARVNYVNKYGFTPLLYALKKGSGFEVIRTLVENGADVNYKARDGWTPLLIALAKDFDIEIMRLLLEYGAEVNYKNPDGITALMVGAAYTRDPEVIELLLDFGADTAIKNDNGKTAYDYALYNNHLKDSMVLQRLKP
- a CDS encoding peptidase S41; protein product: MVNYRYGKNLPSFKKTTAEIINILKEKDIKKLVIDLRHNGGGSSPQGSRFARQLKNLNLDTDIYVVIGNRTFSAATINAIHFKEYTKATLIGEPTSGKPNHYGEVKTFKLPNTGMLVHYSTKYITLIDNADPDSIYPDIYCYVKFSDFVNGVDTILEKIKRL
- a CDS encoding polyprenol monophosphomannose synthase, which encodes MKTLIIIPTYNERENIKDLLREVFNINEDIDILVVDDNSPDGTAELVKELKEQKYKTRLHLLVREGKLGLASAYITGFKWALKHNYQYIFEMDADFSHNPVYIPDFLEKLKNYDLVLGSRYVEGGGVKDWGLIRKIMSRGGSLYARLILNLPYHDLTGGFKGFRREVLEAIDLDSVKSEGYSFQIEMTYRAHLKGFNIKETPIIFEDRTLGKSKMSKKIFMEAVFMVWWLRFHKRQLMA